A stretch of the Gammaproteobacteria bacterium genome encodes the following:
- the ccoN gene encoding cytochrome-c oxidase, cbb3-type subunit I, with product MNATVEFFEDRVAAAFVAAAVVWALFGMTAGVYLAAEMVWPALNLDLPWLTFGRLRTVHTNAVIFGFGGSALIGTSLYSVQRTCHRRLFMPRLSWAVFYGWQAGLALAMATLFLGINTGKEYAEFEWPLDIAVALLWIAYAVVFFGTIARRRIQPIYVSNWFYGALILVVAMLHVVNSLALPVSLAKSYPIYAGARDAVVQWWYGHNAVGFFLTGGFLGMLYYFLPKHSGCPIWSYRLSVVAFWAFVYSYIWAGPHHLHYNAVPDWLQSLAMVMSLILLAPSWATMANGIMTLKGSRRPWRTDPALKFIALSLVFYGLATFEGPMLAIKSVNVVSHFTEWTIGHVHSGALGWNALVTFGTLYILVPRLYGRELYSARLANLHFILALLGVLIYILAMWGAGVTQGLLWLSLDEAGELKHGFTQVMDAMAPYYFMRLLAGLLFLGGAATMAWNLYMTARGASTVTASPAPVSPTAPPAAPAPAASPATA from the coding sequence ATGAACGCGACGGTGGAATTCTTCGAGGACCGGGTCGCCGCCGCCTTCGTTGCCGCCGCCGTCGTCTGGGCGCTGTTCGGCATGACCGCCGGCGTGTACCTCGCCGCCGAGATGGTGTGGCCGGCGCTCAACCTGGATCTGCCGTGGCTCACTTTCGGGCGCCTGCGCACGGTGCACACCAACGCCGTCATCTTCGGCTTCGGCGGCTCGGCGCTGATCGGCACCTCGTTGTACAGCGTGCAACGCACCTGCCACCGGCGCCTGTTCATGCCGCGGCTCTCCTGGGCAGTGTTCTACGGCTGGCAGGCGGGGCTGGCCCTGGCGATGGCGACGCTGTTTCTGGGGATCAACACCGGCAAGGAATACGCCGAGTTCGAATGGCCGCTGGACATCGCCGTGGCGCTGCTCTGGATCGCTTACGCCGTGGTGTTCTTCGGCACCATCGCCCGGCGGCGCATCCAGCCGATCTACGTCTCCAACTGGTTCTACGGCGCGTTGATCCTCGTGGTGGCCATGCTGCACGTGGTCAACAGTCTGGCGTTGCCGGTGTCGCTCGCCAAATCCTACCCGATTTACGCCGGCGCCCGCGACGCCGTGGTGCAGTGGTGGTACGGGCACAACGCCGTCGGTTTCTTTCTCACCGGCGGTTTCCTCGGGATGCTCTACTATTTCCTGCCCAAGCACAGCGGCTGCCCGATCTGGAGTTACCGCCTGTCCGTGGTCGCCTTCTGGGCCTTCGTCTATAGTTACATCTGGGCCGGGCCGCATCATTTGCACTACAACGCGGTCCCTGACTGGCTGCAGTCGCTGGCCATGGTGATGAGCCTCATCCTGCTGGCCCCGTCGTGGGCGACGATGGCGAACGGCATCATGACCCTCAAAGGTTCGCGGCGACCGTGGCGCACGGACCCGGCGCTGAAATTCATCGCCCTGTCGCTGGTCTTCTACGGCCTGGCCACCTTTGAGGGGCCCATGCTGGCGATCAAAAGCGTCAACGTAGTGAGCCACTTCACCGAGTGGACCATCGGCCATGTCCACTCCGGCGCGCTGGGCTGGAACGCCCTCGTAACCTTCGGCACGCTGTACATCCTGGTGCCGCGCCTGTACGGGCGCGAGCTGTACAGCGCGCGGCTGGCGAACCTGCATTTCATCCTTGCCCTGCTTGGCGTCTTGATTTACATCCTGGCGATGTGGGGCGCCGGCGTGACCCAGGGCCTGCTCTGGCTCAGCCTGGACGAGGCCGGCGAGCTCAAGCACGGCTTCACGCAAGTCATGGACGCCATGGCGCCGTACTACTTCATGCGCCTGCTGGCGGGACTGCTGTTTCTGGGCGGCGCGGCGACCATGGCCTGGAACCTGTATATGACCGCGCGCGGCGCCAGCACGGTCACCGCTTCGCCGGCGCCGGTCTCCCCGACAGCGCCGCCCGCGGCCCCTGCCCCGGCCGCCTCGCCGGCAACGGCCTGA
- a CDS encoding peroxiredoxin — protein MSIQVGEQIPSAQVTIMGEEGPRMVDTRELFGKGRIVLFAVPGAFTPTCTAAHLPGYVVNADKIKAKGVERIFCLAMNDAFVMDAWGKSQNAEAISMIADGNGDFARALALTLDASGFGMGTRSQRFALIAEDGMVRQLFLEEGTGLENSAAEKVLAAL, from the coding sequence ATGAGCATACAAGTAGGCGAGCAAATCCCTTCGGCCCAGGTGACGATCATGGGCGAGGAGGGCCCGCGCATGGTGGATACGCGCGAGCTGTTCGGCAAGGGCAGGATCGTATTATTCGCCGTGCCGGGGGCCTTTACCCCCACCTGTACGGCGGCGCACCTGCCCGGCTACGTGGTCAACGCCGACAAGATCAAGGCCAAGGGGGTGGAGCGCATTTTCTGCCTGGCAATGAACGATGCCTTTGTCATGGATGCCTGGGGCAAATCGCAAAACGCCGAGGCAATCTCCATGATCGCCGACGGCAACGGCGATTTCGCCCGCGCCCTGGCCCTGACCCTGGACGCCAGCGGCTTCGGCATGGGAACGCGCTCGCAACGTTTCGCCCTGATCGCCGAGGACGGCATGGTGCGGCAACTGTTTCTGGAAGAAGGCACCGGCCTGGAAAACAGCGCCGCCGAAAAGGTGCTCGCCGCGTTGTGA
- a CDS encoding cbb3-type cytochrome c oxidase subunit 3, whose protein sequence is MTQLILAGDLLVCAFMVGLAAWLLTRGGKEKSEAAAQIPLQDEVPGAPGNPNVPGNDAAPGQPAANPVASTKESPGASPR, encoded by the coding sequence ATGACCCAGCTGATCCTCGCCGGCGACCTGCTGGTATGCGCCTTCATGGTCGGGCTGGCCGCCTGGCTGCTCACTCGCGGCGGCAAAGAGAAAAGCGAGGCGGCGGCGCAAATCCCCCTGCAAGACGAAGTGCCCGGCGCCCCCGGCAACCCGAATGTTCCCGGCAACGATGCCGCGCCCGGGCAGCCGGCCGCAAATCCTGTAGCAAGCACCAAAGAGAGTCCCGGAGCAAGCCCTCGATGA
- the ccoO gene encoding cytochrome-c oxidase, cbb3-type subunit II produces MLALHKILERHSGLLIFGILFVASLGGLAQIIPTFFDRELGTAAAATQPYTPLELVGRDIYIRESCALCHSQQIRPLLAEVKRYGPPSMPGEFVYDRPFLWGSKRTGPDLHRIGGKYSDAWHELHLLDPRAVVPSSIMPAYPWLASRPADPGGSVADRMRALQKLGHPYSAQDIQGAADALAGKTEMDAMIAYLQSLGRRP; encoded by the coding sequence ATGCTGGCACTGCACAAAATCCTGGAGCGGCACTCCGGACTGCTGATCTTCGGCATCCTGTTCGTGGCCTCGCTGGGCGGACTGGCGCAGATTATTCCCACCTTCTTCGACCGAGAGCTGGGCACTGCCGCCGCTGCGACCCAACCGTACACGCCGCTGGAGCTGGTCGGACGCGACATCTACATCCGCGAATCCTGCGCGTTGTGCCATTCGCAGCAAATCCGCCCGCTGCTGGCCGAGGTCAAACGCTACGGCCCGCCATCCATGCCCGGCGAGTTCGTCTATGACCGCCCGTTCCTGTGGGGGTCCAAACGCACCGGCCCGGATTTGCACCGCATCGGCGGCAAATACAGCGACGCCTGGCATGAACTGCATCTGCTCGACCCGCGCGCGGTAGTGCCCTCCTCCATCATGCCGGCGTATCCGTGGCTGGCCTCGCGCCCCGCCGACCCCGGCGGCAGCGTCGCGGACCGGATGCGCGCCCTGCAAAAGCTGGGGCACCCGTACTCGGCGCAAGACATCCAGGGCGCCGCCGACGCGCTGGCGGGCAAGACGGAGATGGATGCGATGATCGCGTACCTGCAATCGCTGGGACGCCGGCCATGA